One window of the Halanaerobium saccharolyticum subsp. saccharolyticum DSM 6643 genome contains the following:
- a CDS encoding phosphatase PAP2 family protein, whose amino-acid sequence MLKKLDLKILFKLYNFNINHRRLSKAVVFISQFSSIFFSTIYFAAVIYLIYNDKVLKEFILIPAVFYFLAKLIPYLYNRIRPFAKHNIKALVEQRKDHSFPSTHTGSSLIISLAFLEINPEIGITMIFLAILTALSRIMTAVHYPSDILGTWLIVLILHFGFLNFLI is encoded by the coding sequence ATGCTAAAAAAATTAGATCTAAAAATATTATTTAAATTATATAACTTTAATATTAATCACCGCCGACTTTCTAAAGCGGTGGTTTTTATTAGTCAATTTTCTTCTATATTTTTTTCAACAATATATTTTGCTGCAGTAATTTATTTAATATATAATGACAAAGTTTTAAAAGAATTTATATTAATTCCTGCTGTCTTTTATTTTTTGGCTAAGCTTATACCATACCTATATAATCGAATTCGTCCATTTGCAAAACATAATATCAAAGCTTTAGTAGAACAGAGAAAAGATCATTCTTTTCCCAGCACACATACTGGAAGCTCTCTAATTATTTCTTTAGCATTTTTAGAGATAAATCCAGAAATAGGAATAACAATGATTTTTTTAGCGATTTTAACTGCTCTTTCTAGAATAATGACGGCGGTTCATTATCCTTCCGATATTTTAGGAACCTGGCTCATAGTATTGATTTTACATTTTGGTTTTCTTAATTTTTTAATCTGA
- the rpsF gene encoding 30S ribosomal protein S6, producing the protein MEIRKRDYETTFVLKPDLEDEEKQNILQRVKNAISDHDGEVNEVDAWGKKQLAYEIKDYRSGDYTILEFNAKTTVVNELERIFKIMDGVLRYLVVRNDA; encoded by the coding sequence ATGGAAATTAGAAAAAGAGATTATGAAACAACTTTTGTACTTAAACCAGATCTTGAAGATGAAGAAAAGCAGAATATTCTTCAGCGTGTGAAAAATGCTATTTCAGACCACGATGGAGAGGTAAATGAAGTTGATGCTTGGGGTAAAAAGCAATTAGCATATGAGATTAAAGATTATCGTTCTGGTGATTATACAATCTTAGAATTCAACGCTAAGACAACAGTAGTTAATGAGTTAGAAAGAATCTTTAAGATTATGGATGGTGTACTTCGTTATTTAGTAGTTAGAAATGATGCATAA
- a CDS encoding single-stranded DNA-binding protein: MLNRIVLIGRLTRDPELRYTSNGTPVCNFTLAVERNYTNRDGDRDVDFINIVTWRGLAENCARHLGKGRLVGVDGSLQIRKSENNNRTYINPEVNADNVRFLDFGKNNSRSNNQGQTQNNSNQQRNNKKSAQQNKKQEQDDFDAQFDDNFDADDFDVPF, translated from the coding sequence TTGCTAAATAGAATTGTTTTAATCGGCCGCCTGACACGAGATCCTGAACTTCGCTATACCAGTAATGGAACTCCAGTTTGTAATTTTACACTGGCAGTAGAAAGAAATTATACTAACCGTGATGGAGATAGAGATGTTGATTTTATCAATATTGTAACCTGGCGGGGTCTGGCGGAAAATTGTGCCCGTCATCTCGGAAAAGGTAGACTGGTTGGAGTCGATGGGTCCTTACAGATTCGCAAAAGCGAAAACAACAATAGAACTTATATAAATCCTGAGGTTAACGCTGATAATGTGCGTTTTCTAGACTTCGGAAAAAATAACAGCCGCAGTAATAATCAGGGACAGACTCAAAATAATAGTAATCAGCAGAGAAATAATAAGAAGTCTGCTCAGCAGAACAAAAAACAGGAGCAGGATGATTTTGATGCTCAATTTGATGATAATTTTGATGCTGATGATTTTGATGTACCATTTTAA
- the rpsR gene encoding 30S ribosomal protein S18: MPRGRNKSCHFCANEDKKIDYKDLRTLNRYLTDRGKIMPRRVTGNCSKHQKLITKAVKRARSVALLPYVKE; this comes from the coding sequence ATGCCTAGAGGTAGAAATAAGTCATGCCATTTTTGTGCAAACGAAGATAAAAAAATAGATTATAAAGACTTAAGAACTTTAAATAGATATTTAACAGATCGTGGTAAGATTATGCCACGTCGTGTAACAGGAAATTGTTCTAAACATCAAAAATTAATTACTAAAGCAGTAAAAAGAGCTAGATCAGTTGCTTTACTGCCATATGTAAAAGAATAA
- a CDS encoding DUF2232 domain-containing protein — MDIRRYKDSIRTLAYIVLLTAINYFIPFLSMAVMILWPVPIVYLVQKKESNGVIGVVIIAALINAFLFGTVMGLMTIIGFGFVGFIIGNVIKEGLSPFKTLIVAVIAVTISQLLIFYVASGMLNLNYQTLLQQAVQNLSGDQQSLEQIITTQMNLIKKIFPSLLFVSATITGVLNYYVSAWYLRRRGLNIELYKPINRWYLPRWIVSILIVVSLLFTSNSIFLNINIFMFFLAFLQGFAVLMYFLSKKSSSVLIKSFMIFLILIFPPVPMILILLGLLDMWFNFRKQNNQPG; from the coding sequence ATGGATATTAGAAGATATAAAGATAGTATTAGAACTTTGGCCTATATAGTTTTATTGACTGCAATTAATTATTTTATTCCATTTTTATCAATGGCAGTTATGATACTCTGGCCGGTACCCATAGTATATCTTGTTCAAAAAAAGGAGAGTAATGGGGTAATTGGAGTTGTTATAATAGCAGCTTTAATAAATGCTTTTTTATTTGGAACTGTTATGGGTTTGATGACTATAATTGGTTTTGGATTTGTAGGTTTTATTATCGGTAATGTAATTAAAGAAGGTTTATCGCCTTTTAAAACTCTAATTGTAGCTGTAATTGCTGTAACAATTTCACAACTTTTGATTTTTTATGTTGCTTCTGGAATGTTAAACTTAAATTATCAAACATTATTACAGCAGGCAGTCCAAAATTTAAGTGGCGATCAACAATCATTAGAACAAATAATAACAACCCAAATGAATTTAATTAAGAAAATATTCCCATCTCTATTATTTGTTTCAGCAACAATTACAGGGGTTTTAAATTATTATGTTTCTGCCTGGTACTTAAGAAGAAGAGGCTTAAATATAGAATTATATAAACCCATAAATAGATGGTATTTACCACGTTGGATTGTATCAATTTTAATTGTAGTTTCTCTTTTATTTACTTCAAACTCGATTTTTTTGAACATAAATATATTTATGTTTTTCCTGGCATTTTTGCAGGGCTTTGCAGTTTTGATGTATTTTTTATCTAAGAAAAGTAGTTCTGTTTTAATAAAGTCATTTATGATTTTTTTGATTTTGATTTTTCCACCAGTTCCGATGATTTTAATTTTATTAGGATTATTAGATATGTGGTTTAATTTTAGAAAGCAGAATAACCAACCTGGTTAA
- the rplI gene encoding 50S ribosomal protein L9: protein MKVVLTEDVKKLGSKGDVVEAADGYARNYLMPRGLAVEATQQKIKEMKEKEAKKNRLENEKREDANKLKSKLESEKFEIKVKAGEKGRLFGSVNTKDIAEAASDKGYDIDKRKIQLDDSIKSLGMHTVEVKIYDDITALLKVNVKEK from the coding sequence ATGAAAGTAGTACTAACAGAAGATGTTAAGAAATTAGGTTCTAAAGGCGATGTTGTTGAGGCAGCTGATGGCTATGCACGTAATTATTTAATGCCGCGCGGTTTAGCAGTAGAGGCAACTCAGCAGAAAATTAAAGAAATGAAAGAAAAAGAAGCAAAAAAGAATCGTCTTGAAAATGAAAAAAGAGAAGATGCTAATAAATTAAAATCTAAATTAGAATCTGAAAAATTTGAAATCAAGGTTAAAGCTGGCGAAAAGGGTAGATTATTTGGTTCAGTTAATACAAAAGATATTGCTGAAGCAGCTTCTGATAAAGGCTATGATATCGACAAGAGAAAGATCCAGCTTGATGATTCAATTAAATCTTTAGGAATGCATACTGTTGAAGTAAAAATCTATGATGATATCACAGCATTATTAAAAGTTAATGTTAAAGAAAAGTAA
- a CDS encoding ATP-binding cassette domain-containing protein, translating to MKNSNSLEIKNLSSQINGQQILNNFNLKIKKDSIHSVLFKNKQSKNELLKFLTAKKDFENAELIIEGANISREQLQNLNQNKIYLIDQYSAVNPEKDPLGVFQFNKKGNTEKKSTVFPEMTVAENIFFGREPLKSFLFFKSIDNQKMVELTEELISLLTIDLSPDQKMVELSPLEKQLVAVLKALSCRVEILIIDQAVVNLASDKKKIFFNFLKKLKAKGITIVNFTSEIKEVFISSDYVSVLKDGQSKGEYKVSQLEYNELALLLMGE from the coding sequence ATGAAAAATAGTAATAGTTTAGAAATAAAGAATCTAAGCTCTCAAATTAACGGACAACAAATTTTAAATAATTTTAATTTAAAAATAAAAAAAGATAGTATTCATTCAGTCTTATTTAAAAATAAGCAGAGTAAAAATGAGTTATTAAAATTTTTAACAGCTAAAAAAGATTTTGAGAATGCAGAATTAATTATTGAGGGAGCAAATATTAGCAGAGAGCAGCTTCAAAATTTAAATCAAAATAAAATTTACTTAATAGACCAATATTCGGCAGTTAATCCTGAAAAAGATCCACTAGGAGTTTTTCAATTCAATAAAAAAGGAAATACTGAAAAAAAATCTACAGTTTTTCCTGAAATGACGGTTGCTGAAAACATATTTTTTGGCAGAGAACCACTTAAATCTTTTTTGTTTTTTAAATCTATTGATAATCAGAAAATGGTTGAGCTAACAGAAGAACTAATTAGTCTGCTGACTATAGATTTATCACCAGACCAAAAAATGGTTGAATTGAGCCCATTAGAAAAACAGCTGGTAGCAGTGTTAAAAGCTCTTTCTTGTCGGGTAGAAATTTTAATAATTGATCAGGCAGTTGTTAATTTAGCTTCAGATAAAAAGAAAATATTTTTTAATTTTTTAAAAAAGTTAAAGGCAAAAGGAATCACTATAGTTAATTTTACTTCAGAAATCAAAGAAGTATTTATAAGTTCTGACTATGTTAGTGTATTAAAAGATGGTCAGAGTAAAGGGGAATACAAAGTATCTCAATTAGAATATAATGAGTTAGCCTTATTATTAATGGGGGAATGA
- a CDS encoding universal stress protein, whose amino-acid sequence MKKILVAVDGSQSAQKAAKKAAELAESLEAEVTLIHVYTETAQVPVNQFNEVASYLSAETLENVMQQQEDTIKAKRQEILDQDAEFFKRKGIEPEKILVHGDPADEVCDYAEENDFDLIIVADKGHGKVERFLLGSISDKIVRHSKKTVMVVK is encoded by the coding sequence ATGAAAAAAATTCTGGTAGCTGTTGATGGCTCGCAAAGTGCACAAAAAGCTGCTAAAAAAGCAGCCGAACTTGCTGAAAGTTTAGAAGCTGAAGTAACCTTGATTCATGTTTATACTGAAACTGCTCAGGTCCCAGTCAACCAGTTTAATGAAGTGGCCTCTTATCTATCTGCTGAGACTTTAGAAAATGTAATGCAGCAGCAGGAAGATACAATTAAAGCCAAAAGACAAGAAATACTTGATCAAGATGCAGAATTTTTCAAAAGAAAAGGAATAGAACCTGAAAAAATACTGGTTCATGGTGATCCTGCAGATGAAGTTTGTGATTATGCAGAAGAAAATGATTTTGACTTGATTATTGTTGCAGATAAAGGCCATGGAAAAGTTGAAAGGTTCCTGCTTGGCAGTATTAGTGACAAGATTGTTAGACACTCCAAAAAAACAGTTATGGTTGTAAAATAA
- a CDS encoding Gfo/Idh/MocA family protein has protein sequence MKKVCWGIIGCGDVTEKKSGPAFNKIDKSSLVAVMRRTGRLAKDYADRHKVARWYDQAEDLIKDSEVNAVYIATPPSTHKKYTVMAAEAGLPVYVEKPMARNHKEAQEMIKICNDNEVQLHVAYYRRAMPRFLKIKELLETGAIGEVRAVNIKLAQPLQENEKKEENLPWRVIPEIAGGGKFLDLAAHTLDLFDYYFGPIESAAGFAINQGGYYPAEDNVVMSFRFENYIQGTGSWTFNGYHNLDQNEIIGNKGRIQFSSFSEEAITLENENGLKKIEFSYPEHVQQPLIEKVVQSLLGIGESPSTGKSAARTTKIMDKIIADYYNNKAY, from the coding sequence ATGAAAAAGGTATGTTGGGGTATTATTGGTTGTGGTGACGTAACAGAAAAGAAAAGTGGACCAGCCTTTAATAAAATAGACAAATCATCATTAGTAGCAGTTATGAGGCGTACAGGAAGATTGGCAAAAGATTATGCTGATCGTCATAAAGTAGCACGTTGGTATGATCAGGCAGAAGATCTAATAAAAGATTCCGAGGTTAATGCTGTTTATATAGCAACACCACCATCTACTCATAAAAAGTATACAGTTATGGCAGCTGAGGCGGGACTGCCTGTTTATGTCGAAAAGCCTATGGCCCGAAATCACAAAGAAGCTCAAGAAATGATCAAGATCTGTAACGATAATGAAGTCCAACTGCATGTGGCTTATTATAGGAGAGCAATGCCTAGATTCTTGAAAATTAAAGAGCTGCTAGAAACTGGGGCAATTGGTGAGGTTAGAGCAGTAAATATCAAGTTAGCTCAGCCGCTGCAGGAAAACGAAAAAAAAGAAGAGAATCTTCCCTGGAGAGTCATACCTGAAATTGCAGGTGGAGGCAAATTTCTAGATCTGGCAGCACACACACTTGATTTATTTGATTACTATTTTGGGCCAATCGAGTCAGCAGCTGGTTTTGCTATCAATCAGGGAGGATATTATCCTGCTGAAGACAATGTTGTAATGAGTTTTAGATTTGAAAATTATATCCAGGGAACTGGGAGTTGGACTTTTAATGGCTATCATAATCTTGATCAAAATGAGATTATTGGTAACAAAGGACGAATCCAATTTTCTTCTTTTAGTGAGGAAGCAATAACCTTGGAGAATGAAAATGGACTAAAAAAAATAGAATTTTCTTATCCAGAACATGTACAACAGCCTCTTATAGAAAAAGTGGTTCAGAGTTTGCTTGGCATTGGGGAGTCTCCTTCTACAGGGAAAAGTGCAGCTAGAACAACTAAAATTATGGATAAAATAATTGCAGATTACTATAACAATAAAGCATATTAA
- a CDS encoding TetR/AcrR family transcriptional regulator: MPKQTFFNLEAEKKSRIIDAALKEFAAYPYLKTSINRIIEKADISKGSFYQYFQNKKDLYKYIIDQATAEKMKFLSLKLQDYQKLEFFELLRKLFIAGIQFKKEYPLFSEIGNKLLNGNNERLKEEIYADSRPKSNEFFLQLLEEAVHKGEVDPEIDIKFTAHILTDFSISIVSYFFENHNPDNLDEIMKYVDKLLYIMKNGIAKGDKNVTN; this comes from the coding sequence ATGCCTAAACAAACTTTTTTTAATCTTGAAGCTGAAAAGAAAAGCCGAATTATAGATGCTGCTTTAAAAGAATTTGCCGCTTATCCATATTTAAAAACGAGTATTAACAGAATAATTGAAAAGGCAGATATTTCTAAGGGAAGTTTTTATCAGTATTTTCAAAATAAAAAGGATCTCTATAAATATATTATTGATCAGGCAACAGCTGAGAAAATGAAATTTCTTTCTCTGAAATTACAGGATTATCAGAAACTGGAGTTTTTTGAGCTTTTAAGGAAGCTTTTTATTGCCGGCATTCAGTTTAAAAAAGAATACCCATTATTTTCTGAAATTGGTAATAAATTGTTGAATGGAAATAATGAAAGACTGAAAGAAGAAATTTATGCTGATAGCCGGCCTAAAAGCAATGAGTTTTTTTTACAGTTATTAGAAGAAGCTGTTCATAAAGGAGAAGTTGATCCAGAGATTGACATTAAATTTACTGCTCATATTTTAACTGATTTTTCAATCAGTATTGTCAGTTATTTTTTTGAAAATCACAATCCTGATAATTTGGATGAAATTATGAAGTATGTAGATAAACTGCTTTATATTATGAAAAATGGTATAGCAAAGGGGGATAAAAATGTCACTAATTAA
- a CDS encoding ABC transporter ATP-binding protein, with product MSLIKLIGLEKIYQQGKIEVPALRGIDMEIKSGEFTTIFGPSGSGKTTLLNMIGCLDKSTAGEIIFDGHSINDLKNKELAEIRRYNLGFVFQSYNLIPVLTAFENVEFAIRLIDKHSKKERKDKVMSLLEEVGLGDMANRRPNELSGGQKQRVAIARALIKEPKLVLADEPTANLDSETSKEVLELMKEMNQELNTTFIFSTHDPQVMDYARRLIEIKDGKISKDQRRD from the coding sequence ATGTCACTAATTAAACTAATTGGGCTGGAAAAAATTTATCAACAGGGTAAAATAGAAGTGCCTGCTTTGAGAGGTATAGATATGGAGATTAAATCGGGAGAATTCACAACTATCTTTGGTCCTTCAGGTTCTGGGAAAACTACACTTTTAAATATGATAGGCTGTCTTGATAAGTCAACGGCTGGAGAAATTATTTTTGATGGTCATTCAATCAATGATCTAAAGAATAAAGAATTGGCAGAGATAAGACGCTACAATTTAGGTTTTGTTTTTCAGAGTTATAATTTAATACCTGTTTTAACTGCTTTTGAAAACGTTGAATTTGCAATCAGATTAATAGATAAACACAGCAAAAAAGAAAGAAAAGATAAAGTTATGTCACTTTTAGAAGAAGTAGGACTTGGGGATATGGCTAACCGTCGTCCAAATGAACTTTCTGGCGGTCAAAAACAGAGAGTGGCAATTGCAAGGGCTTTAATTAAAGAACCAAAACTTGTTTTAGCAGATGAGCCAACAGCAAATCTTGATTCGGAAACTAGTAAAGAGGTTTTAGAATTAATGAAAGAAATGAATCAAGAATTAAATACAACCTTTATTTTTTCAACCCATGATCCTCAAGTGATGGATTATGCCCGTCGCTTAATTGAAATTAAGGACGGAAAAATTAGTAAAGATCAGAGGAGGGATTAG
- a CDS encoding ABC transporter permease, with product MFFLKMAFKNLTRHKRRTLITALIIAFAILIYVMTEGLMLGMTEMSFDNIINLESGHLQVADQSYWEDRKELPLKNLIIPSAELENKIKETEGFEAMTERLNFAVNLNNGIDELPVTGVGIDLKKDSTVFELEQYLVEGRMPRQASSEIIMGAKLAELMEFKLGDYAVMLIRTEEKTFNTIDGEIVGLFNTPHPSLNESNVFLPLSTAQNRLNIENKISHYVVRLEDQDQAVAAAESLSESLESPFKAYSWKDAARSLVTMIEMQDIETQVVLAVILTLAAVGIINTVILSALERMEELGMMKALGMHEREIVYTFMGEAAGIGFIGGIMGIIMGIIGLAIFNINGIDMSTITAGGDMNYGFPLTGTIYAGWEINSFVFVFFYGVAISVLASVFPALWAARKDPVKAIYHR from the coding sequence ATGTTTTTTCTGAAAATGGCATTTAAAAATCTGACTCGTCACAAAAGAAGAACTCTGATCACTGCTCTGATAATTGCTTTTGCTATTTTAATTTATGTGATGACAGAAGGCCTAATGTTAGGTATGACCGAGATGTCATTTGATAATATTATTAATTTAGAAAGTGGTCATCTGCAGGTAGCAGATCAGAGTTATTGGGAAGATAGAAAAGAACTTCCCTTAAAAAATTTAATAATACCTTCAGCAGAACTTGAAAATAAGATAAAAGAAACTGAAGGTTTTGAAGCTATGACAGAGAGGCTTAATTTTGCTGTTAATTTAAACAACGGAATAGACGAACTCCCGGTGACTGGAGTTGGGATTGATTTAAAAAAAGACAGCACTGTCTTTGAATTGGAACAGTATCTAGTAGAAGGAAGAATGCCCAGACAGGCCAGCAGCGAAATTATAATGGGAGCAAAGCTGGCCGAATTAATGGAATTTAAGCTTGGAGATTATGCCGTAATGCTGATTAGAACAGAAGAAAAAACATTTAATACAATTGATGGAGAGATAGTAGGTTTATTTAACACTCCTCACCCAAGTTTAAACGAAAGCAATGTCTTTTTGCCTTTATCTACCGCTCAAAATCGTTTAAATATAGAAAATAAAATTAGTCATTATGTAGTTAGATTAGAGGACCAGGATCAGGCAGTGGCTGCAGCAGAAAGTCTAAGTGAAAGCTTAGAATCACCTTTTAAAGCTTATTCTTGGAAAGATGCAGCCAGAAGTTTGGTAACTATGATTGAAATGCAGGATATTGAAACACAGGTTGTACTGGCGGTAATCCTGACGCTAGCAGCAGTTGGAATTATCAACACAGTTATTCTATCTGCCTTAGAACGGATGGAAGAACTGGGAATGATGAAAGCTCTGGGAATGCATGAAAGAGAAATTGTATATACCTTTATGGGAGAAGCGGCTGGTATAGGCTTTATTGGAGGTATAATGGGAATCATTATGGGAATAATTGGACTTGCTATTTTCAATATTAATGGAATTGATATGTCTACCATAACGGCTGGGGGAGATATGAATTATGGGTTTCCTTTAACAGGTACAATATATGCCGGCTGGGAAATTAATTCTTTTGTCTTTGTTTTTTTCTATGGAGTAGCAATTTCCGTTTTGGCAAGTGTTTTCCCTGCTTTATGGGCTGCAAGAAAAGACCCCGTAAAAGCAATTTATCATCGCTAA
- a CDS encoding ABC transporter permease: MKFLINIAFKNMFRNKLRTVVSILAIAFAVLVIVFTRGLIDGMIEDTYSLYIHYDTGHIKIIDQEYEQKEKLLSLNYTVNGLENKSLAEMESDLISLEGIEMVIPRLKFGAAVSTEEELVQMLAWGVEGDKEIQFTNIGRELTTGRMVEAGKREVVMGTDLLDKINRSVGEKVTMVYTTAFSSFQGATFEIVGKLESNLPLLNEQVVFMPLDTARQLLYLNGESTELLLVTDDRDQVMSYLPAVRNYLDQNGGEKYLAQSWKNGNSFIQLLEVSETIYNFIYLFLVLLSSIVVINTLVMIVKERTQEIGMMSALGLKSREILQLFILEGFAMAVIGSFLGALGGGALNYYLSKVGFDYSAAFEDIDVLMNPIIYPTYKFEHMVFAFIIGVVVTTLTAIIPARRAAKLDPTEALREI; encoded by the coding sequence ATGAAGTTTTTAATAAATATTGCTTTCAAAAATATGTTTAGAAACAAATTGAGGACTGTAGTTTCTATCCTGGCTATTGCCTTTGCAGTGCTGGTAATTGTTTTTACAAGGGGCTTAATTGATGGTATGATTGAGGATACTTATTCACTTTATATCCACTATGATACAGGTCATATCAAAATAATTGATCAGGAATATGAACAAAAAGAAAAACTGCTTTCTTTAAATTATACTGTTAATGGTTTAGAAAATAAGTCGCTAGCAGAGATGGAATCAGACTTAATTAGTCTAGAAGGAATTGAAATGGTAATTCCCCGGTTGAAATTTGGAGCGGCAGTAAGTACTGAAGAAGAATTAGTTCAGATGCTGGCCTGGGGAGTTGAGGGAGACAAAGAAATTCAATTTACCAATATCGGTCGTGAATTAACTACAGGTAGAATGGTAGAAGCCGGCAAAAGAGAAGTTGTGATGGGGACAGATTTGCTGGATAAAATTAATAGAAGTGTCGGCGAAAAAGTGACAATGGTCTATACTACAGCCTTCAGTTCATTTCAGGGAGCAACTTTTGAGATAGTTGGTAAACTAGAGAGTAATCTGCCTTTATTAAATGAACAGGTTGTTTTTATGCCACTTGATACGGCAAGACAGCTGTTGTATTTAAATGGAGAAAGTACAGAATTGCTTTTAGTGACTGATGATAGAGATCAGGTTATGAGCTATCTTCCTGCTGTTAGAAATTATTTAGATCAAAATGGAGGAGAAAAGTATCTGGCCCAGAGCTGGAAAAATGGAAACAGCTTTATTCAGCTATTAGAAGTCAGTGAGACAATCTATAATTTTATTTATCTTTTCTTAGTCCTTTTATCCTCAATAGTAGTAATTAATACTCTTGTAATGATAGTTAAAGAAAGAACTCAGGAGATTGGAATGATGAGTGCACTCGGCCTAAAAAGTAGAGAAATTTTACAACTTTTTATTCTAGAAGGTTTTGCAATGGCAGTTATCGGCAGCTTTTTAGGAGCTCTTGGCGGAGGTGCTCTAAACTATTATTTATCTAAAGTAGGTTTTGATTATAGTGCAGCTTTTGAAGATATTGATGTTTTGATGAATCCAATTATTTATCCGACCTATAAATTTGAGCATATGGTATTTGCTTTTATAATTGGAGTAGTTGTCACAACTTTAACTGCGATTATTCCGGCACGAAGGGCAGCAAAACTTGATCCAACTGAGGCTCTGCGTGAAATCTAA
- a CDS encoding outer membrane lipoprotein-sorting protein — MFNYFKNQKHRKSKVLFNILLFLIILVMVNFSAAAEDLTAEEIINRRDENEYIITAYSEAEMIIKNSGRTQTKTMRSWQDEEKALAEFTNPRDRGTRFLKRDDDLWMFFPQAEDLVKISGHMLEQGMMGSDFSYQDMLESDKLTDLYNFEIIAEEEYKGRPTYKLEGVKVPGKEVSYYRRVVWIDKERFVGLKEELYAESGRLLKEAYILEVEEIEGRWYPVHMVMENKLRQNTSTEFIVNKIEFNPELPDNIFTLERLR; from the coding sequence ATGTTTAATTATTTTAAAAATCAAAAGCATAGAAAATCAAAAGTCTTATTTAATATTTTATTGTTTTTGATTATTTTAGTTATGGTCAACTTTTCTGCAGCGGCAGAGGACTTAACTGCAGAAGAAATAATTAACCGCCGAGATGAAAATGAATATATAATTACTGCTTATTCAGAGGCGGAAATGATTATTAAAAATAGTGGCAGAACTCAGACAAAAACTATGCGCAGTTGGCAGGATGAAGAAAAAGCGCTGGCAGAATTCACAAATCCGCGAGATAGAGGAACCAGATTTTTAAAAAGAGATGATGATCTTTGGATGTTTTTTCCTCAGGCTGAGGATCTAGTTAAGATCTCAGGCCATATGTTAGAGCAGGGGATGATGGGTAGTGATTTTTCCTATCAGGATATGCTTGAATCTGACAAGTTGACAGATCTTTATAACTTTGAAATTATTGCTGAAGAAGAATATAAAGGGAGACCTACCTATAAATTAGAAGGGGTAAAAGTTCCCGGTAAAGAGGTTAGTTATTACAGAAGAGTAGTCTGGATTGACAAAGAGAGATTTGTTGGTTTAAAAGAAGAGCTTTACGCAGAAAGTGGCAGACTGCTTAAAGAGGCTTATATTTTAGAGGTAGAAGAAATTGAAGGCCGCTGGTATCCAGTGCATATGGTAATGGAAAATAAACTGCGGCAGAATACAAGTACTGAATTTATAGTAAATAAAATCGAATTTAACCCTGAATTGCCCGATAATATCTTTACTCTGGAAAGATTACGCTAA